The proteins below come from a single Crossiella sp. CA-258035 genomic window:
- a CDS encoding TetR/AcrR family transcriptional regulator codes for MVTGKGAATRGREGFLLDAVLKATGTSKGQLFHYFPRGREELLEAAAARQIERCLAHLRHRYGEFDTWARWQSWVDDLSTSHQLDQAGEFASLAGRAIEPEPRLRRLAGRAYQDLIELQADGLRAMRARGDLLPTADPDALAAMMVCTLQGGVVVHRATGSRQHLAAALQGALAHLRGFAAATGNAPGRASGDVRKARSRSARA; via the coding sequence ATGGTCACCGGAAAGGGCGCGGCCACCCGCGGCCGGGAGGGCTTCCTGCTGGACGCCGTGCTCAAGGCCACCGGCACCAGCAAAGGCCAACTGTTCCACTACTTCCCGCGCGGCCGGGAGGAACTGCTCGAAGCCGCCGCCGCCCGCCAGATCGAACGCTGCCTGGCCCACCTCCGCCACCGCTACGGCGAGTTCGACACCTGGGCACGCTGGCAGTCCTGGGTGGACGACCTGAGCACCAGCCACCAACTGGACCAGGCCGGCGAGTTCGCCTCCCTGGCCGGGCGGGCCATCGAGCCCGAACCCCGCCTGCGCCGCCTGGCCGGTCGGGCCTACCAGGACCTGATCGAGCTGCAAGCTGACGGGCTCAGGGCGATGCGAGCGCGCGGCGACCTGCTGCCCACCGCCGACCCGGACGCGCTGGCGGCCATGATGGTCTGCACGCTGCAAGGCGGCGTGGTGGTGCACCGGGCCACCGGCTCCCGCCAGCACCTCGCGGCCGCGTTGCAAGGCGCGCTGGCCCACCTGCGCGGGTTCGCCGCGGCAACCGGGAACGCGCCCGGCCGAGCTTCCGGTGACGTGCGGAAAGCGCGGTCGCGGTCAGCGCGCGCCTGA
- a CDS encoding response regulator transcription factor, which yields MSEPITLLIVDDHPVVRDGLRGMFAGDARFTVLGEAADGAEAVTLAKALAPRVVLLDLRMPGMGGVAAIRALRECGSTAHVLVLTTYDADHDVLPAIEAGATGYLLKDTPRADLFRAVEAAARGESVLSPAVAALVLGRLRAPKTEEEPLSPREVEVLELVAAGVNNREAARRLFLSEATVKTHLQHIYAKLGVRDRAAAVAEGFRRGLLSPASPPR from the coding sequence ATGTCTGAGCCGATCACGCTGCTGATCGTGGACGACCACCCGGTGGTCCGGGACGGGCTGCGCGGCATGTTCGCCGGGGACGCCCGGTTCACCGTGCTCGGCGAGGCCGCCGACGGCGCGGAGGCGGTCACCCTGGCCAAGGCGCTGGCGCCCAGGGTGGTCCTGCTGGACCTGCGCATGCCCGGCATGGGCGGGGTGGCCGCGATCCGGGCCCTGCGCGAGTGCGGCAGCACCGCGCACGTGCTGGTGCTGACCACCTACGACGCCGACCACGACGTGCTGCCCGCGATCGAGGCCGGCGCCACCGGCTACCTGCTCAAGGACACCCCGCGCGCGGACCTCTTCCGCGCGGTGGAGGCCGCCGCCCGCGGCGAGTCGGTGCTCTCCCCCGCGGTGGCCGCCCTGGTGCTGGGCCGCCTGCGCGCGCCCAAGACCGAGGAGGAGCCGCTGAGCCCCCGGGAGGTGGAGGTGCTGGAACTGGTCGCCGCCGGGGTGAACAACCGGGAGGCGGCGCGGCGGCTGTTCCTCAGCGAGGCCACGGTGAAGACCCACCTCCAGCACATCTACGCCAAGCTCGGTGTCCGGGACCGGGCCGCCGCGGTCGCCGAGGGCTTCCGGCGTGGACTGCTCAGTCCAGCTTCACCACCACGCTGA
- a CDS encoding MFS transporter — translation MTSSAQQSSTPDPRRWKALAVTLTAGFMVLLDVSIVNVALPSIQRDLGASAGGVQWVISGYALTFGLVLVFGGRLGDALGRRRMFLIALTGFVLTSALAGAAPGPELLIVARLLQGMTGGLLTPQNTGLIQELFSGPDRGKAFGMFGAVVGISTAVGPILGGVILAVFGDPEGWRWVFYVNVPIGALALGLAAHLLPKSRASLRGIGRELDFTGALLLGLAVVCVLFPILEAEQGGLGTVWWLFLLAIALGAAFVWWERRLVRLDRAPLLDLRLFTSTPGFASGATLGAVYFCAFTGIWLVFAMFFQQGLGFTPLASGLAVTPFAVGSAVSAVVAGRLVERWGRRLTVIGLSLVLGCMLAVAALALLVPAESVGWAVALPLLIGGIGGGMVISPNTTLTLERVPTSMAGVAGGALQTGQRLGTAVGTALLAAVFHTAISLSTGDYPLALTISMLCAALLTLIALTLGVAELRRRREVVNLDPTAAHCSQG, via the coding sequence GTGACCTCATCCGCGCAGCAGAGCAGCACTCCGGACCCGCGCCGCTGGAAGGCGCTTGCCGTCACGCTGACCGCCGGGTTCATGGTGCTGCTGGACGTGAGCATCGTGAACGTGGCCCTGCCCTCGATCCAGCGCGACCTGGGCGCCTCCGCGGGCGGCGTGCAGTGGGTCATCTCCGGCTACGCGCTCACCTTCGGCCTGGTGCTGGTCTTCGGCGGCAGGCTGGGTGACGCGCTGGGGCGGCGGCGGATGTTCCTGATCGCGCTCACCGGTTTCGTGCTGACCAGCGCGCTGGCCGGGGCCGCGCCGGGACCGGAGCTGCTGATCGTGGCCCGGTTGTTGCAGGGCATGACCGGCGGGCTGCTCACCCCGCAGAACACCGGCCTGATCCAGGAGCTGTTCAGCGGCCCGGACCGCGGCAAGGCCTTCGGCATGTTCGGCGCGGTGGTCGGCATCTCCACCGCGGTCGGGCCGATCCTGGGCGGGGTGATCCTGGCCGTGTTCGGCGATCCGGAGGGCTGGCGCTGGGTGTTCTACGTCAACGTGCCGATCGGCGCGCTGGCCCTGGGCCTGGCCGCGCACCTGCTGCCCAAGTCGCGGGCGAGCCTGCGCGGGATCGGCCGGGAGCTGGACTTCACCGGCGCGCTGCTGCTCGGGCTGGCCGTGGTGTGCGTGCTGTTCCCGATCCTGGAGGCCGAGCAGGGCGGGCTGGGCACGGTGTGGTGGCTGTTCCTGCTCGCGATCGCCCTGGGCGCGGCGTTCGTCTGGTGGGAACGTCGCCTGGTGCGCCTGGACCGGGCGCCGCTGCTGGACCTGCGGCTGTTCACCAGCACCCCGGGCTTCGCCAGCGGCGCCACCCTGGGGGCGGTGTACTTCTGCGCGTTCACCGGCATCTGGCTGGTCTTCGCCATGTTCTTCCAGCAGGGCCTGGGTTTCACGCCGCTGGCCTCGGGGCTGGCGGTCACCCCGTTCGCGGTCGGCTCAGCGGTCTCGGCGGTGGTGGCCGGCCGCCTGGTGGAGCGCTGGGGCCGCAGGCTGACCGTGATCGGGCTGAGCCTGGTGCTGGGCTGCATGCTCGCGGTGGCCGCCCTCGCCCTGCTGGTGCCCGCGGAGTCCGTCGGCTGGGCGGTGGCGCTGCCGCTGCTCATCGGCGGAATCGGCGGCGGCATGGTCATCTCGCCGAACACCACGCTCACCCTGGAGCGGGTGCCCACCTCGATGGCCGGGGTCGCCGGTGGCGCGCTGCAGACCGGGCAGCGCCTGGGCACCGCGGTCGGCACCGCGCTGCTGGCCGCGGTCTTCCACACCGCGATCAGCCTCAGCACCGGCGACTACCCGTTGGCGCTGACCATCTCCATGCTGTGCGCGGCCCTGCTCACCCTCATCGCACTGACCCTCGGGGTGGCCGAGCTGCGCCGCCGCCGGGAGGTGGTCAACCTCGATCCGACGGCGGCGCACTGCTCGCAGGGCTGA
- a CDS encoding sensor histidine kinase has product MGLNHRELDAWERRVVRRTQAVPYLLLLVATALSALRADPAELPVTLGLAVLTGAWIAWWVTLHPAWAERSGLMAVYFAGLLVLMALLGSRGEWYGGLFVFTCYVHAWHLLPGRWKYAGVAAAGFLSMGSLSRGLPDSPLAWLVFVLLWTAIVLMVVLFSTFGDVITARSAQRLTMVEELAEANRRLERSMADNAELQARLLEQAHEAGVRAERQRLAREIHDTLAQGLTGIITQLQAAEQAATEPGAAPRWSRHLSTAAELARENLAEARRSVAALNPHPLAEAGLGTALTEVTERWSAITGIPAHFTATGPVRPLHPEIEGSLLRIAQEALANVGKHAGAGRAGVTLSYMEDVVSLDVRDDGHGFDQSTVDGSGYGLRGMRQRVDRLAGTLVIESEPGAGTAVSATVPAVGVRDV; this is encoded by the coding sequence GTGGGTCTGAACCATCGGGAGCTGGACGCGTGGGAGCGGCGGGTGGTGCGCCGCACCCAGGCCGTGCCCTACCTCCTGCTGCTGGTGGCCACCGCGCTCAGCGCGCTGCGCGCCGACCCGGCCGAGCTGCCCGTCACCCTCGGGCTGGCCGTGCTGACCGGGGCCTGGATCGCCTGGTGGGTCACCCTGCACCCGGCCTGGGCCGAGCGTTCCGGCCTGATGGCGGTCTACTTCGCCGGGCTGCTGGTGCTGATGGCGCTGCTCGGTTCGCGCGGGGAGTGGTACGGCGGCCTGTTCGTCTTCACCTGCTACGTGCACGCCTGGCACCTGCTGCCCGGCCGGTGGAAGTATGCCGGGGTGGCCGCGGCCGGGTTCCTGTCCATGGGCTCGCTGAGCCGGGGCCTGCCGGACTCGCCGTTGGCCTGGCTGGTGTTCGTGCTGCTGTGGACCGCGATCGTGCTGATGGTGGTGCTGTTCAGCACTTTCGGCGACGTGATCACCGCGCGCAGCGCCCAGCGGCTGACCATGGTGGAGGAGCTCGCCGAGGCGAACCGGCGGCTGGAACGCAGCATGGCCGACAACGCCGAGCTGCAGGCCCGGTTGCTGGAGCAGGCGCACGAGGCCGGGGTGCGGGCGGAGCGGCAGCGGCTGGCCAGGGAGATCCACGACACCCTGGCCCAGGGCCTGACCGGCATCATCACCCAGCTCCAGGCCGCCGAGCAGGCCGCGACCGAACCCGGCGCCGCGCCCCGCTGGTCCCGCCACCTCAGCACCGCCGCCGAGCTGGCCAGGGAGAACCTGGCCGAGGCCCGCCGCTCCGTGGCCGCCCTCAACCCGCACCCCCTGGCCGAAGCCGGGCTCGGCACCGCGCTGACCGAGGTCACCGAACGCTGGTCCGCCATCACCGGCATCCCGGCCCACTTCACCGCCACCGGCCCGGTGCGGCCGCTGCACCCGGAGATCGAGGGCAGCCTGCTGCGCATCGCCCAGGAAGCCCTGGCCAACGTCGGCAAGCATGCCGGGGCCGGGCGGGCGGGCGTGACACTGTCCTATATGGAGGATGTGGTGAGCCTGGACGTGCGCGACGACGGCCACGGCTTCGACCAGTCCACAGTGGACGGTTCCGGCTACGGCCTGCGCGGGATGCGGCAGCGGGTGGACCGGCTGGCCGGGACGCTGGTGATCGAGTCGGAACCGGGCGCGGGCACCGCGGTCAGCGCCACCGTGCCCGCGGTGGGGGTGCGGGATGTCTGA
- a CDS encoding ABC transporter permease, whose amino-acid sequence MSPIRAFAATELRLFLRDPAGVFVVAALPVGLMLVFGLSGGSLPSDGGLRAQLTFLPALAVSIALGMLGLFTLPSVLAAYRERGVLRRLATTPVSPATLLSAQLLVQAGIAVLATGLVAVVGVLALDLPAPRNPLGLALSLVLGIAALFSIGLLVAALAPNAKAAGGLGPLSFFPQMFLAGFWTPWEKMPDWLAAIGRHSPLGATIQTVATTWAGGAPGLGQLLAMGVFALIAGVLAARLFRWV is encoded by the coding sequence CGTCGCCGCCCTCCCGGTCGGGCTGATGCTCGTCTTCGGCCTCTCCGGCGGCTCACTCCCGTCCGACGGCGGCCTGCGCGCCCAACTCACCTTCCTGCCCGCCCTCGCGGTGAGCATCGCGCTGGGCATGCTCGGCCTGTTCACCCTGCCCTCGGTGCTCGCCGCCTACCGGGAACGCGGTGTGCTGCGCCGCCTGGCCACCACCCCGGTCAGCCCGGCCACCCTGCTCAGCGCCCAGCTGCTGGTGCAGGCCGGGATCGCGGTGCTGGCCACGGGGCTGGTCGCGGTGGTCGGGGTGCTCGCGCTTGACCTGCCCGCGCCGCGGAACCCGCTCGGGCTGGCGTTGTCGCTGGTGCTGGGGATCGCCGCGCTGTTCTCCATCGGGTTGCTGGTGGCCGCGCTGGCGCCCAACGCCAAGGCCGCCGGCGGGCTGGGGCCGCTGTCCTTCTTCCCGCAGATGTTCCTGGCCGGGTTCTGGACGCCCTGGGAGAAGATGCCCGACTGGCTGGCCGCGATCGGCAGGCACTCCCCGCTGGGCGCGACCATCCAGACCGTGGCCACCACCTGGGCCGGTGGCGCGCCGGGCCTGGGTCAGCTGCTCGCGATGGGGGTGTTCGCGCTGATCGCGGGAGTGCTGGCGGCTAGGTTGTTCCGGTGGGTCTGA